The following are from one region of the Quercus robur chromosome 1, dhQueRobu3.1, whole genome shotgun sequence genome:
- the LOC126723985 gene encoding protein ARV 2, giving the protein MEMDMYRCVECGFRIKTLFVQYSPGNIRLMKCENCKAVADEYIECNFLILLIDLILHKPKAYRHLLFNVLKQGAPHFEGLLWKSTVGYLLLDAYRSIVLKSCDEEWSSSMSLSSLVWTCRKLLTDVFLGNLLFLGTFLLARKIFLSRSAGSLRNKDILLAILISSYFKMFLIVMMVWEFPSSVIFIIDLFVLSSNTVAVKVMTESAMSRCIGACFSAHAVKIFTSQMALLAEAIPWLVSIVAALPKIK; this is encoded by the exons ATGGAGATGGATATGTACAGATGTGTGGAATGTGGGTTTCGGATCAAAACACTGTTCGTGCAGTACTCACCTGGAAACATCCGACTCATGAAATGT GAGAATTGCAAAGCAGTTGCTGATGAGTACATCGAATGTAATTTCTtg aTTCTTCTAATTGATTTGATTCTGCACAAGCCCAAAGCATATAGACACTTACTCTTTAACGTTCTTAAACAAGGAGCTCCACATTTTGAG GGTTTATTGTGGAAGTCAACTGTTGGTTATCTTCTTTTGGATGCTT ACAGGAGTATTGTTCTAAAAAGTTGTGATGAAGAGTGGAGTTCGTCCATGAGCCTTTCTTCATTAGTTTGGACATGTCGAAAG TTGTTGACAGATGTCTTTCTTGGCAATCTTTTGTTTCTCGGTACTTTTCTTCTTGCAAGAAAGATATTTCTGAGCAGATCAGCTGGAAGCCTAAG GAATAAAGATATTTTGCTTGCAATCTTGATTTCAAGTTACTTCAAGATGTTTCTTATCGTCATGATG GTCTGGGAGTTTCCATCTTCTGTGATTTTCATCATTGATCTATTTGTTTTATCATCCAACACAGTGGCAGTAAAAG TGATGACTGAATCAGCTATGAGTAGATGCATAGGAGCCTGCTTCAGTGCACATGCTGTTAAGATTTTCACCTCTCAG ATGGCACTATTGGCAGAGGCAATCCCATGGCTGGTTTCCATTGTGGCAGCATTGCCTAAGATTAAGTAG
- the LOC126723999 gene encoding probable magnesium transporter NIPA6, producing the protein MTKENLKGFILALLSSGFIGASFIIKKKGLRKAAAASGVRAGVGGYSYLLEPLWWIGLTTMIVGEIANFVAYAFAPAVLVTPLGALSIIVSAVLAHFILKERLHNLGMLGCVMCIVGSVIIVIHAPQEHPITSVQEIWSMATQPAFLLYVGSVIVLVFILVFHFAPRCGHSNVLVFTGICSLMGSLSVMSVKALGTSIKLSFEGKNQLIYAETWFFMMVVAVSVITQMNYLNKALDTFNTAVVSPIYYVMFTTLTILASVIMFKDWDGQSGGTIASEICGFIVVLSGTILLHVTKDFERSSSFKGSCAPVSPSLSARLCSGNGELLLKYNNEEDVPSLEEICLGKHELY; encoded by the exons ATGACTAAAGAAAATCTGAAAGGGTTCATTTTGGCTTTGCTATCAAGCGGGTTCATAGGGGCCAGCTTCATCATCAAAAAGAAAGGCCTTAGAAAAGCAGCTGCTGCTTCTGGTGTTAGAgctg GTGTTGGTGGATATTCTTATCTTCTGGAGCCACTATGGTGGATAGGCTTGACCACAA TGATTGTTGGAGAGATTGCAAACTTTGTTGCGTATGCATTTGCCCCTGCTGTTCTTGTTACTCCTCTAGGTGCATTAAGTATTATTGTCAG TGCTGTATTGGCTCACTTTATCTTGAAGGAAAGGTTACACAATCTTGGGATGTTGGGCTGTGTGATGTGCATCGTGGGTTCTGTCATAATTGTTATCCATGCACCACAGGAGCATCCAATTACTTCTGTTCAGGAAATATGGAGTATGGCAACTCAACCAG cATTTCTGCTTTACGTGGGCTCTGTAATTGTATTGGTTTTCATTCTGGTCTTCCATTTTGCACCACGTTGTGGGCACTCAAATGTGTTAGTTTTCACCGGCATCTGTTCTTTGATGGGTTCTCTCTCG GTGATGAGTGTTAAAGCCCTTGGAACTTCAATAAAGTTAAGTTTTGAGGGAAAGAATCAGTTAATCTATGCAGAGACATGGTTTTTCATGATGGTTGTGGCCGTATCTGTCATCACTCAGATGAATTATCTCAACAAG GCACTTGACACATTCAACACTGCTGTTGTGTCCCCCATATATTACGTCATGTTCACAACGCTTACAATCCTAGCCAGTGTCATAATGTTTAAG GATTGGGATGGCCAAAGTGGAGGAACCATAGCATCAGAAATATGTGGCTTTATTGTTGTGCTCTCTGGTACAATCTTATTGCATGTGACCAAAGACTTTGAGAGAAGCTCATCTTTTAAAG GTAGCTGTGCACCTGTATCCCCTTCATTGTCTGCCCGACTTTGCAGTGGAAATGGGGAATTGCTGCTGAAGTATAATAATGAGGAAGATGTGCCATCTTTGGAGGAAATTTGCTTAGGCAAACACGAATTGTATTAG